One Papaver somniferum cultivar HN1 chromosome 10, ASM357369v1, whole genome shotgun sequence genomic window carries:
- the LOC113317181 gene encoding valine--tRNA ligase, mitochondrial 1-like — MDSCSLDWSHECFTMDEPRSKAVTEAFVRLYKHSLIYRDNRLVNKDCVLRIAISDIEVDYKDIKERTMLKVPAYDTPVEFGVLTSFAYPLEGDLDDEIVVATTRVETMLDDTGMAVHPEDKRYTHLHGKYAIYPFNGSRLSIVCDGILVDPQFGTGAVKITPAHDPNDFDFGKRHNLEFINILTNEGLINNNNCSPIYILC; from the exons ATGGATAGTTGTTCTCTCGACTGGTCTCATGAG TGCTTTACAATGGACGAGCCAAGATCAAAAGCTGTGACTGAAGCTTTTGTTCGCCTTTATAAACATAGTCTCATATATAG GGATAACCGGCTTGTGAACAAGGATTGTGTCTTGCGGATAGCTATTTCTGATATTGAA GTAGATTACAAAGACATAAAGGAAAGAACGATGTTAAAGGTTCCTGCTTATGATACCCCAGTAGAATTTGGTGTACTGACATCTTTTGCTTACCCTTTGGAGGGAGACTTGGATGATGAGATAGTTGTTGCCACAACTAGAGTGGAGACGATGTTAGATGATACTGGCATGGCTGTCCATCCTGAAGACAAGAGGTACACTCATCTTCATGGAAAGTATGCAATTTATCCATTCAATGGAAGCAGGCTGTCCATTGTTTGTGATGGAATACTTGTCGATCCACAATTTGGGACAGGTGCTGTTAAG ATTACACCTGCTCATGATccaaatgattttgattttggaaaaCGTCATAATCTGGAATTTATCAACATCTTGACAAATGAAGGATTAATTAACAACAATAATTGTTCTCCTATCTATATACTCTGTTGA